The following proteins are encoded in a genomic region of Dokdonia donghaensis DSW-1:
- the mnmG gene encoding tRNA uridine-5-carboxymethylaminomethyl(34) synthesis enzyme MnmG, with protein sequence MSLFQDTYDVIVVGAGHAGCEAAAAAANMGSSTLLVTMNLQTIAQMSCNPAMGGIAKGQIVREIDALGGYSGIVSDKTAIQFKMLNKSKGPAMWSPRVQSDRMRFAEEWRLRLEGTPNLDFYQEMVSGLLVENNKVVGVTTSLGIKVRGRSVVLTNGTFLNGLIHIGEKQFGGGRAGERPATGITEQLLDFGFDSGRMKTGTPPRVDGRSLDFSKMIIQPGDDVPEKFSYSKETSPLTNQRPCHMSYTSPEVHDLLREGFDRSPMFNGRIKSLGPRYCPSIEDKINRFADKDRHQLFVEPEGWDTCEIYVNGFSTSLPEDVQFKALRSVAGFENVKFFRPGYAIEYDYFPPTQLKHTLETKLVSGLYFAGQINGTTGYEEAASQGLMAGMNAHLKVHDQEPFTLQRDEAYIGVLIDDLITKGTEEPYRMFTSRAEYRTLLRQDNADERLTPRSHKVGLASEERLVTMEKKREQSDNLVKFFEDTSILPEEVNDILEERGSSPMRQSDKMFKVFSRPQIHLEDMKQFKKVAAYIDEHSLERNVLEQAEIKVKYAGYIAKEKANADKLQRLENIKIPDNFDYSKLKSLSFEAREKLSKIRPTTISQASRVSGVSPSDISVMLVYMGR encoded by the coding sequence CTGCTGCCGCTGCTGCAAATATGGGAAGTTCTACGCTTCTTGTAACAATGAATCTACAAACCATCGCCCAGATGAGTTGTAATCCAGCTATGGGTGGCATTGCAAAAGGGCAGATTGTAAGAGAGATTGATGCATTAGGAGGATATAGTGGTATTGTGTCTGATAAGACAGCAATACAATTTAAGATGCTCAACAAATCAAAAGGTCCTGCTATGTGGTCACCACGAGTGCAAAGTGATCGAATGCGATTTGCAGAGGAGTGGAGATTGCGTCTAGAAGGAACACCTAATCTTGATTTTTATCAAGAGATGGTGAGCGGCCTTCTAGTAGAAAATAACAAGGTAGTAGGAGTAACCACTTCTTTAGGTATTAAGGTAAGAGGTAGATCTGTAGTGCTCACAAATGGTACTTTTTTAAATGGACTTATCCATATAGGTGAGAAACAATTTGGAGGAGGTAGAGCGGGTGAAAGACCAGCTACTGGTATCACAGAACAGCTACTGGATTTTGGCTTTGATTCTGGTAGAATGAAGACAGGAACACCACCTCGTGTGGATGGTAGATCATTAGATTTTTCTAAAATGATTATCCAGCCAGGAGATGACGTTCCAGAGAAGTTTAGTTATAGTAAAGAGACAAGTCCGCTTACTAATCAGCGTCCTTGTCATATGAGTTATACTTCCCCAGAGGTACACGATTTATTGCGTGAAGGTTTTGATCGTTCTCCTATGTTTAATGGTAGAATCAAATCTCTCGGACCAAGGTATTGTCCATCTATAGAAGATAAAATTAACCGCTTCGCAGATAAGGATAGACATCAGTTATTTGTAGAGCCAGAAGGTTGGGATACCTGTGAGATTTATGTAAATGGATTCTCAACATCTCTTCCAGAAGATGTACAATTTAAAGCTTTGCGTAGCGTAGCTGGTTTTGAAAACGTAAAATTCTTCCGCCCAGGTTATGCGATAGAGTATGATTACTTTCCGCCTACACAGCTTAAGCACACCTTAGAAACTAAGCTTGTGAGTGGGCTATATTTCGCTGGTCAAATTAACGGAACCACGGGATATGAAGAAGCCGCTTCTCAAGGTCTTATGGCGGGTATGAATGCACACTTAAAAGTACATGATCAAGAGCCTTTTACTTTACAACGTGACGAGGCTTATATAGGTGTTCTTATAGATGATCTTATTACAAAAGGTACAGAAGAGCCATATAGAATGTTTACTTCTCGTGCAGAGTATAGAACCTTGTTAAGACAAGATAATGCAGACGAGCGTCTCACTCCACGATCGCATAAAGTAGGTCTAGCATCTGAGGAGCGTCTTGTGACTATGGAAAAAAAGCGCGAGCAGTCGGATAATTTAGTTAAGTTTTTTGAGGATACAAGTATCCTCCCAGAGGAGGTAAATGATATATTAGAAGAACGAGGATCTTCTCCTATGCGACAATCTGATAAGATGTTTAAGGTTTTCTCAAGACCTCAAATACATCTAGAGGATATGAAGCAGTTTAAAAAGGTTGCAGCATATATTGACGAGCATAGTCTCGAGCGTAATGTATTAGAACAAGCAGAAATTAAAGTAAAGTATGCTGGTTATATTGCAAAAGAAAAAGCAAATGCAGATAAGCTTCAACGTCTTGAGAATATCAAAATTCCAGATAATTTTGATTACTCAAAGCTTAAATCATTATCATTTGAAGCAAGAGAAAAGTTGTCTAAAATTAGACCAACTACAATTTCTCAAGCATCACGAGTGAGTGGAGTTTCTCCTTCAGATATAAGTGTGATGTTAGTTTATATGGGAAGGTAA
- the tatA gene encoding twin-arginine translocase TatA/TatE family subunit, producing the protein MNTLSILLGMVGPWQIGLIVLVVLLLFGGKKIPEMMRGLGGGIKEFKKASKDEDDDLIEEKK; encoded by the coding sequence ATGAACACATTAAGTATACTTTTAGGAATGGTAGGCCCTTGGCAAATAGGACTTATTGTATTGGTGGTTTTACTACTTTTTGGAGGTAAAAAAATCCCTGAAATGATGCGCGGCTTAGGAGGCGGTATTAAAGAATTTAAGAAAGCATCAAAAGATGAAGATGACGATCTTATAGAAGAGAAAAAATAA
- a CDS encoding class I SAM-dependent methyltransferase — protein MKKDFKVKDHSVTGEEFVLTYDEKLHMYYTMPKPTLGSLPSYYESDDYISHTDGKRSLFEIAYQTVKGITLSRKRKLLKKYHPSLGRVLDIGAGTGDFLEHLSKHNWKTSGIEPSIKAKSLAQKKGLNLKSTIEEVGEEQFDVITMWHVLEHVYDLQGQIDWLKKHLATNGTVFIAVPNFESFDASHYKELWAAYDVPRHLYHFSEQSIKMLFELSDLKLVEVLPMKFDAFYVSLLSEKYTSGKMNYFKALITGLRSNKRAKASGGYSSQIYVLKHA, from the coding sequence ATGAAAAAGGATTTCAAAGTTAAAGATCATTCTGTAACAGGAGAAGAATTTGTGCTTACATATGATGAGAAACTGCATATGTATTACACAATGCCAAAACCTACTTTGGGGAGTTTACCTTCATATTATGAAAGTGATGATTATATATCTCATACAGATGGTAAACGTTCTTTATTTGAAATTGCTTATCAAACGGTAAAGGGAATTACGCTTTCGCGAAAGCGTAAACTCCTTAAAAAATATCACCCATCTTTGGGTCGTGTTTTAGATATAGGCGCCGGAACTGGAGATTTTTTAGAACATCTATCTAAACATAACTGGAAAACTTCTGGAATTGAACCTAGCATAAAAGCCAAATCACTAGCTCAAAAAAAAGGACTCAATTTAAAATCTACTATTGAAGAAGTAGGGGAGGAGCAATTTGATGTGATTACAATGTGGCACGTTTTAGAACACGTTTATGATCTGCAAGGACAAATAGATTGGCTTAAAAAACATCTTGCTACAAATGGAACTGTGTTTATAGCTGTCCCAAATTTTGAATCCTTTGATGCTTCACATTATAAAGAACTATGGGCTGCATATGATGTGCCTCGTCACCTATATCATTTTTCTGAGCAATCTATAAAAATGTTATTTGAATTAAGTGATTTAAAATTGGTAGAAGTTTTACCTATGAAGTTTGATGCTTTTTACGTGAGCCTACTTTCTGAAAAATATACATCTGGTAAGATGAATTATTTTAAGGCTCTTATTACTGGTCTGCGCTCAAACAAGAGAGCAAAAGCAAGTGGAGGTTACTCTTCTCAAATTTATGTCTTAAAACACGCTTAA
- a CDS encoding ATP-binding protein → MLFSNVIGQDFIKNHLTTSVDAGRIAHAQLFVGLAGTGVLPMAIAYAQYILCNNAQGENNSGAADCNLKFENLSHPDLHFAFPVATTPEVKSHPVSSHFMKQWRSFIKENPYGDLFEWHQHLGIEKKQGQIGVNEAADINKSLALKAYEGGYKVMIIWSVDKMNTAASNKLLKLLEEPPAQTLFILIAENEDSIIDTIKSRCQVLTFPKLSEPQIAEALITKHNTPEAEANKIAHQAQGDYQQALHLLHHDGDDIQFEKWFVTWVRTAFQAKGKKEAVLGLISWSEEIAKSGRETQKNFLEYCVQFFRQALLKNYKANDLVFMELETGFDLSKFAPFVHNNNIIPIVEAIQDAEYHIERNGNAKIILTDLSIKLTRLLHRKSQ, encoded by the coding sequence ATGCTGTTCTCAAACGTTATAGGGCAAGATTTTATTAAAAATCACCTCACTACAAGTGTAGATGCAGGTCGTATTGCTCACGCTCAACTATTTGTAGGCCTTGCTGGCACAGGTGTTTTACCTATGGCCATTGCTTATGCCCAATATATTTTATGTAATAACGCTCAAGGCGAAAACAACTCTGGCGCGGCAGATTGCAATCTAAAATTTGAAAATTTATCTCATCCAGATTTACATTTTGCCTTTCCAGTTGCTACTACGCCAGAAGTAAAAAGCCATCCCGTATCTAGTCATTTTATGAAACAATGGCGCTCTTTTATAAAAGAAAACCCGTACGGAGACCTTTTTGAATGGCATCAACATCTAGGTATTGAAAAAAAACAAGGTCAAATAGGTGTAAATGAAGCTGCAGATATTAATAAATCTCTAGCACTTAAAGCTTATGAAGGTGGATATAAGGTAATGATCATTTGGTCTGTAGACAAAATGAACACCGCTGCTTCAAATAAATTACTCAAACTTCTTGAAGAGCCACCAGCACAAACCTTATTTATCCTCATTGCCGAAAATGAAGACAGTATCATAGACACTATAAAGTCAAGATGTCAAGTTCTCACGTTTCCCAAACTAAGCGAGCCTCAAATTGCAGAGGCACTAATTACAAAACACAATACACCAGAAGCCGAAGCAAATAAAATTGCACATCAAGCACAAGGTGATTATCAACAAGCATTACATCTTTTACATCACGATGGAGATGATATACAATTTGAAAAATGGTTTGTTACTTGGGTACGCACAGCTTTCCAGGCAAAGGGAAAAAAAGAAGCCGTTTTAGGCCTTATATCTTGGAGCGAGGAGATAGCAAAATCTGGTCGTGAAACACAGAAAAATTTCCTTGAATATTGTGTCCAGTTTTTCCGCCAGGCTTTGCTTAAAAACTACAAGGCAAATGACCTTGTTTTTATGGAACTAGAGACCGGATTTGATCTTTCTAAATTTGCTCCATTTGTGCATAACAACAATATAATTCCTATTGTAGAAGCCATACAAGACGCCGAATATCACATAGAACGCAACGGTAATGCAAAGATTATTCTTACAGATCTCTCGATCAAGCTCACTAGATTACTACATCGCAAGAGTCAATAA
- a CDS encoding OmpH family outer membrane protein: protein MKKIGVLLVAAMMAVACQTEKTGFVDTEELLTEYAELKDAKERFTKENDEIMADLELKIKAYQIKEDLFRKNGPSMSRKKQEQQYNELGAEAQQLQQERQARIGKLQVESQEVIDSLITKVKTKVKDYGKANGYSYIYGSNDAGSVLFGKEELDLTKTILKEMNDNYTTKE from the coding sequence ATGAAAAAAATAGGAGTATTACTTGTTGCAGCAATGATGGCTGTTGCGTGTCAAACAGAGAAGACTGGTTTTGTAGATACTGAAGAGCTACTTACAGAATATGCAGAGCTTAAAGATGCAAAAGAGCGTTTTACAAAAGAAAACGACGAGATTATGGCAGATCTTGAACTTAAGATCAAAGCTTACCAAATCAAAGAAGATCTTTTTAGAAAAAACGGACCTTCTATGTCTCGTAAGAAGCAAGAGCAACAATATAATGAGCTAGGAGCCGAGGCACAGCAGTTACAACAAGAGCGCCAAGCAAGAATAGGAAAACTACAAGTAGAGAGCCAAGAGGTAATAGACTCTCTTATTACTAAGGTTAAAACTAAAGTTAAGGATTACGGTAAGGCAAATGGATACTCATACATTTATGGGTCTAACGATGCTGGAAGTGTTCTTTTTGGGAAAGAAGAATTAGATCTAACAAAGACTATTCTTAAAGAAATGAATGATAATTACACTACAAAGGAGTAA
- a CDS encoding DUF4837 family protein, which yields MIKKVFLSLVTATILFSCSNGDGKRILTESVGNINNVKVVLTKDQWQGTIGDALRDVLADPVYGLPREEPKFSIDQIPPEAFGDFLLKNRIFVQIKPADSATVTIVNDKYARPQTGIIITGKSETQIANLIIDNEEKIVTALKNQELVANQRRIKKALKNTDSLRKTFGVRFNFPNAYRYAEQKPDIFWIRKDLKRSGNMNITVYEVPLQAIDKDTLTIKNIIRMRDSIGGKKIPVDDGRFITERAFSPYLQETEIDGKFAYETKGTWEVDGRYMAGPFVNYAIRDEENGRYLILEGFIFSPSQDQRDNMFELESILKTAKLK from the coding sequence ATGATTAAAAAAGTATTTTTAAGCTTAGTAACAGCAACTATTCTATTTTCTTGTTCTAATGGAGACGGTAAGAGAATCTTAACAGAGTCTGTAGGTAACATAAATAACGTAAAAGTAGTACTTACTAAAGATCAATGGCAGGGCACTATAGGAGACGCGCTAAGAGACGTTCTTGCAGATCCGGTATATGGATTACCTAGAGAAGAACCTAAGTTCTCTATAGACCAGATACCGCCAGAAGCTTTTGGCGACTTTTTACTTAAGAATAGAATCTTTGTACAGATTAAACCGGCAGACAGTGCGACTGTAACTATTGTAAATGATAAGTATGCGCGCCCACAAACAGGTATTATTATTACAGGCAAGAGCGAAACACAAATTGCAAACCTTATCATAGATAATGAAGAGAAGATTGTAACTGCGCTTAAAAATCAAGAACTGGTAGCAAACCAGCGCCGTATTAAAAAAGCACTCAAGAACACAGACTCTTTGCGCAAGACCTTTGGTGTACGATTCAATTTTCCAAATGCATATCGTTATGCAGAGCAAAAGCCGGATATTTTCTGGATACGTAAGGATTTAAAACGTAGCGGTAATATGAATATAACGGTATACGAAGTACCACTTCAAGCCATAGATAAAGATACACTTACGATAAAAAATATCATACGTATGCGTGACTCTATAGGTGGTAAAAAAATACCTGTAGATGATGGCCGTTTTATAACAGAGAGAGCATTCTCGCCATACTTACAAGAGACAGAGATAGATGGCAAGTTTGCTTACGAGACTAAAGGAACGTGGGAGGTAGATGGTCGTTATATGGCTGGACCCTTTGTAAATTATGCAATACGTGATGAAGAAAACGGGCGATACCTCATACTAGAAGGTTTTATATTCTCACCTTCTCAAGACCAGCGTGATAATATGTTTGAGCTAGAGAGTATATTAAAAACGGCTAAGTTGAAGTAG
- a CDS encoding M23 family metallopeptidase produces MAEKKTKKKKIAKKLLHKYRLVILNEDTFEERISFKLTRLNVFILVGVSAIVLIALTTLLIAFTPLREYIPGYSSTKLKRNATLLVAKTDSLENAIRVNEQYYSSIRRVLSGDVEALEFDRDSIRDAVFNEEDIYVLPSKEDSLLRQTVEQEDKYNVFDKAVEDTDFSLFPPVQGTITSAYNAALKHYAIDIVTEKDAPVKAAADGTVIFAEWTAETGHVLIIEHPKNLITVYKHNASLNKEQGDLVQAGEVVATVGNTGELTTGPHLHFELWSNGYPINPVNFIDFN; encoded by the coding sequence ATGGCAGAAAAGAAAACTAAAAAGAAGAAAATTGCAAAAAAGCTACTGCATAAGTACCGCTTAGTGATACTTAATGAAGACACTTTTGAGGAGCGTATTTCTTTTAAACTCACACGACTTAACGTATTTATATTGGTAGGTGTGTCTGCCATAGTGCTTATAGCGTTAACCACATTACTCATTGCGTTTACACCACTTAGAGAGTATATCCCGGGTTACTCAAGTACAAAACTCAAACGCAACGCAACCTTACTTGTCGCAAAGACAGACTCGCTAGAGAATGCGATACGAGTAAACGAGCAGTACTACTCATCTATACGCAGAGTACTAAGTGGCGATGTAGAGGCACTAGAGTTTGATAGAGACTCCATACGAGATGCGGTTTTTAATGAAGAAGATATTTATGTGCTACCCAGCAAGGAAGATAGCTTGCTTAGACAAACGGTAGAGCAAGAAGATAAATATAACGTTTTTGACAAGGCTGTAGAGGACACAGATTTCTCACTGTTTCCGCCGGTGCAGGGTACGATAACCTCTGCATATAACGCTGCCTTAAAGCATTATGCGATAGATATTGTGACCGAAAAAGATGCTCCCGTAAAAGCTGCGGCAGATGGTACGGTGATTTTTGCAGAGTGGACGGCAGAGACCGGTCACGTACTCATTATTGAGCACCCTAAAAACTTGATTACGGTTTATAAACACAATGCCTCTCTTAACAAGGAGCAAGGAGACCTTGTGCAAGCGGGTGAAGTTGTCGCAACTGTAGGTAACACTGGAGAACTCACAACAGGACCACATTTACATTTTGAATTATGGAGTAATGGATACCCCATTAACCCAGTTAATTTTATTGATTTTAACTAA
- a CDS encoding phosphoglycerate kinase has product MITVDDFNFENKKALIRVDFNVPLDEEGNITDTTRIEAAKPTILKVLEDGGSAILMSHLGRPKNEEEEFSLSQICSTVSEIIGVEVNFVDNCVGDKVTQAAQDLEMGKILLLENLRYHSEETAGDVEFAKQLSTLGDIYVNDAFGTAHRAHASTTVVAQFFPDAKCYGYLLAKEIESLDRVLNNSEKPVLAILGGSKVSSKITVIENILDKVDEMIIGGGMAFTFIKAQGGQIGNSICEDDKMDLALDILKQAKEKGVQIHIPVDVIAADDFANDANTKVSDITAIEDGWQGLDAGPASRENFDAVVKRAKTILWNGPLGVFEMETFAGGTIALGHSIAESTQNGAFSLVGGGDSVAAVKQFGFDSKVSYVSTGGGAMLEMLEGKTLPGIAAIKA; this is encoded by the coding sequence ATGATCACAGTAGACGACTTTAATTTTGAGAATAAGAAAGCACTTATACGTGTAGATTTTAATGTACCTCTTGACGAGGAAGGTAATATTACAGATACCACAAGAATAGAAGCTGCAAAACCTACTATTTTAAAGGTGCTTGAAGATGGTGGTTCTGCAATTTTAATGTCGCACCTGGGACGACCTAAAAATGAAGAAGAGGAGTTCTCACTATCGCAAATATGTAGTACTGTTTCTGAGATTATAGGTGTAGAGGTAAACTTTGTAGATAATTGTGTGGGTGATAAAGTAACGCAGGCAGCTCAAGACCTTGAGATGGGTAAGATTTTACTATTAGAAAATCTACGCTATCACAGTGAGGAAACTGCAGGTGATGTAGAGTTTGCAAAGCAATTAAGTACTCTAGGAGATATTTATGTAAATGACGCCTTTGGTACTGCACACCGTGCACACGCATCTACAACAGTAGTTGCTCAATTTTTTCCAGATGCAAAGTGCTATGGATATTTACTCGCAAAAGAGATAGAGAGTCTTGATCGCGTGCTTAACAATAGCGAGAAGCCAGTACTTGCTATACTAGGAGGATCTAAGGTGTCTTCAAAAATCACTGTAATCGAAAACATACTTGATAAAGTAGATGAGATGATTATAGGTGGTGGTATGGCATTTACGTTTATTAAGGCACAGGGAGGACAGATAGGAAACTCTATTTGTGAGGATGATAAAATGGACCTTGCGCTTGATATACTTAAGCAAGCAAAAGAAAAAGGTGTACAGATACATATACCTGTCGATGTTATTGCTGCAGATGATTTTGCAAACGATGCAAATACAAAAGTGAGTGACATCACAGCTATAGAAGATGGATGGCAAGGATTAGATGCGGGACCCGCTTCTCGCGAAAATTTTGATGCTGTTGTAAAAAGAGCAAAAACCATACTTTGGAACGGACCTCTAGGCGTTTTTGAGATGGAAACTTTTGCAGGAGGTACAATTGCACTAGGCCATAGTATTGCAGAGTCTACTCAAAACGGAGCGTTCTCACTTGTAGGTGGTGGTGATAGTGTTGCTGCTGTAAAGCAATTTGGTTTTGATTCAAAAGTAAGTTATGTCTCTACCGGAGGAGGAGCAATGCTAGAAATGCTAGAAGGTAAAACACTACCAGGTATAGCAGCGATTAAAGCATAA
- a CDS encoding lytic transglycosylase domain-containing protein — MNIKNNLFLLCSLALGALSLQAQDTLSYEAYKRKQPASNQVKTQVLQPDTITIINEVKANVVSQDLPQTVIATQVKDSITFRLEDEPQAALIDMRWRQELARMDLYDSINAIRNSQTYLPEVRLELPTDTLKKRLAAINARTPFNVEYNPSLESVINRYLKRHKPTMEKLMAVSQFYFPMFEERLDRYDIPLEMKYLAIVESALRPRAKSRVGATGLWQFMFATGKMFDLEVNSYVDDRMDPIAATEAACAYLSQLYNIHGDWDLALASYNSGPGNVSKAIRRSGGYKNYWNIRQNLPRETAGYVPAFLATMYLFEYADEHGYTPERAPVNYFATDTIHVKQTIALDQVSSIVGIPLEIVQFLNPQYKLDIIPVIENKKYYVRLPIESVGKFVQNEAAIYAFAKAELDKREKPLPEVLAASSQVRYRVRSGDYLGKIANKYGVRVSQIKKWNNLRSNALKIGQRLTIYPRKPVTNNAVASKKKSVSLKGKKTYTVQNGDSLWKIANKFPGVSVENIKVWNDISSSRLKPGMKLRVSK, encoded by the coding sequence ATGAACATAAAAAATAATCTTTTCTTGCTTTGCTCTCTAGCGCTAGGTGCACTATCGTTACAAGCACAAGACACATTATCATACGAGGCTTACAAGCGCAAGCAACCGGCTAGTAATCAAGTAAAGACTCAGGTATTGCAACCGGATACAATTACTATAATAAATGAGGTGAAGGCAAATGTAGTATCTCAAGACCTACCTCAAACAGTTATTGCTACTCAGGTAAAAGATTCAATAACATTTAGGCTAGAAGATGAGCCACAGGCAGCACTCATAGATATGCGCTGGCGTCAAGAACTTGCCAGAATGGACCTTTATGACTCTATAAATGCTATAAGAAACAGCCAGACCTATCTACCAGAGGTAAGGCTTGAATTACCCACAGACACTTTAAAAAAGCGACTCGCAGCTATAAATGCGCGCACACCCTTTAACGTAGAGTATAATCCCTCACTAGAGAGCGTGATAAACCGTTATTTAAAACGTCATAAACCTACTATGGAGAAGTTAATGGCTGTGAGCCAGTTTTACTTCCCTATGTTTGAAGAACGACTAGACAGGTATGACATTCCTCTTGAGATGAAATATCTCGCTATTGTAGAGAGTGCATTAAGACCTAGAGCAAAATCTAGAGTTGGAGCAACGGGTCTCTGGCAATTTATGTTTGCAACTGGTAAAATGTTTGATCTAGAGGTAAACAGTTATGTAGATGACCGTATGGATCCTATCGCTGCAACAGAGGCGGCTTGTGCCTACTTATCGCAACTATATAATATACACGGCGACTGGGACCTTGCCCTAGCATCTTACAACTCTGGCCCTGGTAATGTTTCTAAAGCCATAAGGCGCTCTGGAGGTTATAAAAATTACTGGAATATACGCCAGAATTTACCTAGAGAAACCGCAGGATACGTACCAGCATTTCTAGCAACAATGTACCTTTTTGAATATGCAGATGAGCACGGCTACACTCCAGAAAGAGCACCCGTAAATTACTTTGCGACAGACACGATACACGTGAAACAAACTATTGCGCTAGACCAAGTATCTAGCATTGTGGGCATACCTCTTGAGATTGTACAGTTCTTAAACCCGCAGTACAAGTTGGACATCATTCCTGTGATAGAAAATAAGAAGTATTATGTGAGACTACCTATAGAGAGCGTAGGTAAGTTTGTACAAAATGAGGCAGCTATTTACGCTTTCGCGAAAGCGGAATTAGACAAAAGAGAAAAGCCTTTACCAGAGGTACTAGCGGCGAGCTCGCAAGTAAGATACCGCGTGCGTAGTGGTGATTACCTAGGTAAAATTGCAAATAAATATGGCGTGCGTGTAAGCCAGATCAAAAAGTGGAACAACCTGCGATCTAACGCACTTAAAATAGGTCAGCGACTCACAATATACCCTAGAAAACCAGTGACTAATAATGCTGTTGCGAGCAAGAAGAAAAGTGTCTCTCTTAAAGGGAAAAAGACCTATACCGTTCAAAATGGAGATTCCCTCTGGAAGATTGCAAATAAATTTCCAGGAGTAAGTGTTGAGAATATCAAAGTTTGGAACGATATTAGTAGCTCTAGACTCAAACCAGGAATGAAATTGCGTGTGTCAAAATAG